Proteins found in one Mucilaginibacter gracilis genomic segment:
- the prmC gene encoding peptide chain release factor N(5)-glutamine methyltransferase, with amino-acid sequence MKTVGDALIKFDEVLKSIYDKPEINAIKYLAISEVTALSKAQLRAYASTEFSAVQAQKLKKILRALQTGKPIQYILGDTEFYGLPFKVTPAVLIPRPETEELVEWIISIAKQRNELETILDIGTGSGCIPITLKTYLPSAKVSAVDVSTRALNIARQNAQLNDVEVDFIKTDILKQSGITLRNTHYSIIVSNPPYVTEGEKSEMHGNVLNHEPHLALFVTDTDPLIFYNAIANFALQNLKENGLLFFEINENLGKETVNLLKDKGFKNIQLRQDLRGKDRMIGAELTQ; translated from the coding sequence ATGAAAACTGTTGGGGATGCGTTGATCAAGTTTGATGAGGTACTCAAGTCGATTTACGACAAGCCTGAAATAAACGCCATTAAATACCTGGCCATAAGCGAGGTAACCGCTTTATCAAAAGCGCAGTTACGGGCCTATGCGTCAACAGAATTTAGCGCGGTGCAAGCTCAAAAATTAAAAAAAATCCTTCGTGCCTTGCAAACCGGTAAACCTATCCAATACATTTTAGGCGATACCGAATTTTACGGTTTGCCCTTTAAGGTAACGCCAGCAGTTTTAATTCCGCGGCCCGAAACCGAAGAACTTGTAGAGTGGATAATTAGCATAGCAAAACAACGCAACGAGCTGGAAACCATACTGGATATAGGTACGGGTAGCGGTTGTATACCCATCACGCTTAAAACCTATTTACCATCGGCTAAGGTTTCGGCTGTTGATGTATCTACACGTGCGCTAAACATAGCCAGGCAAAATGCGCAACTGAATGACGTTGAAGTTGATTTTATTAAAACCGACATTTTAAAACAAAGTGGTATTACCCTGCGCAATACGCACTATTCCATCATCGTAAGCAACCCGCCTTACGTTACAGAGGGCGAAAAAAGCGAGATGCACGGCAATGTATTAAACCACGAACCGCATTTAGCCCTGTTTGTTACCGATACCGATCCGTTAATTTTTTATAACGCCATTGCCAATTTTGCCCTGCAAAATTTAAAAGAGAATGGTTTGCTTTTTTTTGAGATAAACGAAAACCTGGGTAAAGAAACCGTTAATTTATTGAAAGATAAAGGCTTTAAAAACATACAGCTACGCCAGGACCTGCGCGGGAAAGACAGAATGATAGGAGCTGAATTAACCCAATAG
- a CDS encoding cold-shock protein: MKTGKVKWFNTQKGYGFIVTDDGKDLFVHFKDVQGGVNAIKDNDSVEYEVEEGRKGLQAVNVKKV, translated from the coding sequence ATGAAAACTGGAAAAGTAAAATGGTTTAACACTCAAAAGGGCTATGGTTTTATCGTTACTGATGACGGTAAAGATTTGTTTGTGCATTTTAAAGATGTACAAGGCGGCGTAAATGCTATTAAAGATAACGATAGCGTTGAATACGAAGTTGAAGAAGGCCGAAAAGGTTTACAAGCCGTAAATGTAAAAAAAGTATAA
- a CDS encoding GntR family transcriptional regulator: protein MEFRNNEAIYLQIAAYVSEKILRGVWAQGEKIPSVRDLSVELQVNPNTVMRTYEFLQSQEVIFNKRGIGFFVETEGIKKVKLYRKERFLQQDLPDFFRNIFLLDITLDDLQARYEKFKTENFKTE, encoded by the coding sequence ATGGAATTTAGAAACAACGAAGCCATATACCTGCAAATTGCAGCCTATGTGAGCGAAAAAATATTGCGCGGGGTGTGGGCGCAGGGCGAAAAAATACCTTCCGTTAGAGATCTTTCGGTTGAGCTGCAGGTTAACCCCAATACAGTAATGCGCACTTACGAATTTTTGCAAAGCCAGGAAGTGATATTTAACAAACGCGGCATAGGCTTTTTTGTAGAAACCGAAGGAATTAAAAAAGTAAAGCTTTACCGCAAAGAGCGCTTTTTACAACAGGATTTGCCCGATTTTTTTAGAAATATATTTTTATTGGATATAACGCTCGACGATTTGCAGGCGCGCTATGAAAAATTTAAAACAGAAAACTTTAAAACAGAATAA
- a CDS encoding glycoside hydrolase family 15 protein: MEKHTYQTGIIGNCGYLAHVHKNTNIEWLCWPRFDSTFIFGGLLDKQKGGEFSILPEGDFTSNQYYLENTNVLITEITCHDGSKYKVTDYAPRFREHDRYYKPLMLIRQIEPVEGSPRIKVKCEPVSDYGATRLTVNRGSNHIQFLGGEEKIRLTTNIPVSYVFDEQLFVLNEVKYLVLTYGEPLEAPLISTCTRFLRETIQYWRIWIKHSSIAGFYQPYVIRSALALKIHQFEDTGAIIAASTTSLPESPGSTRNWDYRYCWLRDTYYVITALNHIGHFEEMEKYFAYVTDISFSEDFRYQPLYSITGQKNIEEKVLDDLDGYLGNKPVRIGNQASEHIQNDIYGQVMISVLPLYTDHRFVYSERKDSARWIDYLLYKIERTIDEKDAGIWEFRNFANIHCYSNLFQWAGASAAEKMAKTIGNQELEARAVTLKNRAAAHIESCYDPVRKVYTNSVGSQNLDASTLQLIMMNYLDPASDRAKDHLIALEKELKASNGLFYRYLYKDDFGKPKTTFLICAFWYVEALAAVGRTEDAIREFENLLQFSNHLLLFSEDVDENDGSQWGNFPQAYSHVGLMNAAYRIAMKLDRPIFL, from the coding sequence ATGGAAAAACACACCTATCAAACAGGCATTATTGGCAATTGCGGTTATTTGGCGCATGTACATAAAAATACCAATATTGAGTGGCTTTGCTGGCCCCGCTTTGATAGCACCTTTATTTTTGGTGGCTTGCTGGACAAGCAAAAAGGTGGCGAATTTTCCATTTTACCCGAAGGCGATTTTACATCCAACCAATACTATCTGGAAAATACCAATGTACTGATAACCGAAATTACCTGCCACGATGGTTCCAAATATAAAGTTACCGATTATGCTCCCCGCTTTCGCGAGCACGACCGCTATTATAAGCCACTGATGCTGATACGCCAGATTGAACCTGTAGAAGGATCGCCGCGCATTAAAGTGAAGTGCGAACCCGTGTCGGACTATGGTGCCACCAGGCTAACCGTAAACCGTGGCAGCAACCATATTCAGTTTTTAGGCGGCGAAGAAAAGATACGCCTCACCACCAATATACCCGTGAGTTATGTGTTTGATGAGCAGTTATTTGTGCTTAACGAGGTTAAATATCTGGTGCTAACCTACGGCGAACCGTTAGAAGCTCCCCTGATAAGCACTTGCACCCGCTTTTTACGCGAAACCATACAATACTGGCGCATATGGATAAAACACTCGTCTATTGCAGGGTTTTATCAACCTTATGTTATACGCTCGGCACTGGCCCTTAAAATACACCAGTTTGAAGATACCGGAGCCATTATAGCTGCCAGTACCACAAGTTTGCCCGAATCGCCGGGAAGCACCCGCAACTGGGATTACCGCTATTGCTGGCTGCGCGATACTTACTATGTTATTACCGCCCTCAACCACATTGGCCATTTTGAGGAAATGGAGAAATACTTTGCCTATGTAACCGATATTTCCTTTTCGGAAGATTTTAGGTATCAGCCCTTGTACAGCATAACCGGGCAAAAAAACATTGAAGAGAAGGTTTTGGATGACCTGGATGGTTATTTAGGTAACAAACCGGTGCGCATTGGTAACCAGGCCAGTGAGCACATTCAAAATGATATTTACGGCCAGGTTATGATTTCGGTACTTCCGCTTTATACCGATCACCGTTTTGTGTACAGCGAACGTAAAGACAGTGCCCGCTGGATTGACTACCTGCTCTATAAAATTGAAAGAACCATTGATGAAAAGGATGCCGGAATTTGGGAGTTCCGCAACTTTGCCAATATACATTGCTACAGCAACCTGTTTCAATGGGCAGGAGCATCTGCCGCCGAAAAAATGGCAAAAACCATAGGCAACCAGGAGTTAGAGGCCCGCGCCGTTACCTTAAAAAACAGAGCAGCAGCGCACATTGAAAGTTGTTACGACCCGGTACGCAAGGTTTACACCAACAGCGTTGGCAGCCAAAACCTGGATGCCAGCACTCTGCAACTGATAATGATGAACTACCTAGACCCGGCAAGCGACCGCGCCAAAGACCATTTAATTGCATTGGAAAAAGAGCTAAAAGCCAGTAATGGCTTATTTTACAGATATTTATACAAAGACGACTTTGGCAAACCTAAAACCACATTTTTAATTTGCGCCTTTTGGTACGTTGAGGCCCTGGCCGCAGTGGGCCGAACCGAAGATGCCATCCGCGAGTTTGAGAACTTGTTGCAGTTTAGCAACCACCTGCTCCTCTTTAGCGAAGATGTTGACGAAAACGACGGCAGCCAATGGGGCAATTTCCCGCAGGCATACAGCCACGTTGGGCTAATGAATGCCGCCTACCGCATAGCCATGAAATTAGATAGGCCAATATTTTTATGA
- a CDS encoding ATP-binding cassette domain-containing protein, translated as MIAFGLATNTSLLVMDEPTNGLDIPSKVQFRKIIASVLTEERCIIISTHQVRDLDSLIDTLVVLHNREIVVNQTLDTISEKLYFTTLDAHDSQIALYEEETMRGKNAILNNTNGLYSKVDMELLFNAIISNNKPLINLLNTTTV; from the coding sequence ATGATAGCCTTTGGGCTGGCTACCAATACAAGCCTGCTGGTAATGGACGAGCCAACAAACGGGCTCGACATCCCTTCCAAAGTACAGTTTCGTAAAATTATTGCTTCGGTTTTAACCGAAGAACGCTGCATTATCATATCAACCCACCAGGTGCGTGACCTGGATAGCCTGATAGATACTTTAGTGGTTTTGCACAACAGGGAAATAGTAGTGAACCAAACCTTAGATACAATTTCCGAAAAGCTGTATTTCACCACGCTTGATGCCCACGACAGCCAAATCGCCTTATATGAGGAAGAAACCATGCGCGGCAAAAACGCCATTTTAAATAATACCAACGGCCTTTACAGTAAAGTTGATATGGAACTTTTATTTAATGCCATTATTAGCAATAACAAACCTTTAATTAACCTTTTAAATACTACAACCGTATGA
- the mgtE gene encoding magnesium transporter, with amino-acid sequence MQSFEINKEDLLRVTTALEGTDDELRKVLEDYHASEIAIIFEKLDQEGRERIINVLPVEVASEVISEMDEEHHPEDILFNLDPEKRSEIIEELDYDDATDLISQLEEHEQHEILENIDHEDATEIRSLLSYAEDTAGGLMNTDVIQVNVAMDKKDALEEIIRQSEEMEDFYTIYVVDDREILQGIISVKDLIKAKADAKVADLVKTEYVYVKADLDQEDVAKLISQYNLSSIPVVDDYMRLLGRITVDDIIDVMEEENTEDILKISGVSEDEELSGNWKDAVKSRLPWLIINLGTAFLAASIIRGFDSTVAKLSVISAYMTIIAGMGGNAATQALAVTVRRISLNDLNDKQAYNTVLKEFLVGMINGCANGIIVFCVALFYDANPMLGLVLFLAMTGNLIIAGLTGASIPLVLKRVGIDPAVASSIIITTFTDCFGFLLPLWLATKLLL; translated from the coding sequence ATGCAATCCTTTGAAATTAATAAAGAAGATCTGCTGCGCGTTACAACCGCGCTTGAGGGGACGGATGATGAACTTCGAAAAGTTTTGGAGGACTATCACGCCTCGGAAATAGCTATTATTTTCGAGAAGCTCGACCAGGAGGGCAGGGAAAGGATTATCAATGTTTTGCCGGTTGAAGTTGCTTCGGAAGTCATATCCGAAATGGATGAGGAGCATCACCCCGAAGACATTTTGTTTAACCTTGATCCGGAAAAGCGGTCTGAAATTATTGAGGAACTGGATTATGATGACGCTACAGACTTAATTTCGCAGTTAGAGGAGCACGAGCAGCATGAGATATTAGAGAATATTGACCATGAAGATGCTACCGAAATAAGGAGTTTATTAAGCTACGCCGAAGATACGGCAGGCGGTTTGATGAATACCGATGTTATCCAGGTGAATGTAGCCATGGATAAAAAAGATGCCCTTGAAGAAATTATCCGCCAGTCGGAAGAGATGGAGGATTTTTATACCATTTACGTGGTAGACGACAGGGAGATTTTACAGGGCATTATTTCGGTTAAGGATTTAATTAAAGCTAAAGCTGACGCCAAAGTTGCCGACCTGGTTAAAACCGAATACGTTTATGTAAAAGCCGATCTGGATCAGGAAGATGTTGCCAAGCTGATTTCGCAATATAACCTATCGAGCATCCCCGTGGTTGACGACTATATGCGCCTGCTGGGCCGAATTACTGTTGATGATATCATCGACGTAATGGAGGAAGAAAATACCGAGGATATACTAAAAATATCCGGTGTATCCGAAGATGAGGAACTAAGTGGTAACTGGAAAGATGCCGTAAAAAGCCGTTTACCATGGCTTATTATTAACCTGGGCACAGCGTTTTTAGCAGCATCCATTATCCGTGGTTTTGATTCTACCGTGGCCAAGCTATCGGTTATTTCGGCCTATATGACAATTATTGCCGGTATGGGTGGTAACGCTGCAACCCAGGCGCTGGCGGTAACGGTAAGGCGTATATCCCTAAACGACCTTAACGATAAGCAAGCCTATAACACCGTTTTAAAAGAATTTTTAGTAGGCATGATAAACGGCTGCGCCAACGGCATTATTGTATTTTGCGTAGCCTTGTTTTACGATGCTAACCCCATGTTGGGCTTGGTGCTGTTTTTAGCCATGACGGGTAACCTCATCATAGCCGGTTTAACGGGAGCATCAATACCTTTAGTGCTAAAAAGGGTAGGGATAGACCCCGCGGTGGCTTCGTCAATCATTATCACAACTTTTACAGATTGCTTTGGCTTTTTATTACCGCTTTGGCTGGCTACTAAGTTGTTGTTGTAA
- a CDS encoding peroxiredoxin gives MSLRLGDTAPNFTAQTSQGEINFYDYLGDSWGVLFSHPGDYTPVCTTELGKTAALKDEFAKRNVKVLALSVDSVESHQGWIQDINETQGVEVNFPIIADPDRKVSEAYDMIHPNASVNATVRSLFIIAPDKTVKLIITYPASTGRNFVEILRVIDSLQLTANYSVATPADWKEGEDVVVVPTIKTEDIAARFPKGFTIVKPYLRTTPQPNK, from the coding sequence ATGAGTTTACGATTAGGCGATACCGCACCAAATTTTACAGCACAAACCTCACAAGGTGAGATTAATTTTTATGATTATTTAGGCGATAGCTGGGGCGTGCTATTTTCGCACCCGGGCGATTATACGCCTGTTTGCACCACCGAATTGGGCAAAACTGCTGCACTTAAAGACGAATTTGCAAAACGCAATGTAAAAGTATTAGCACTGAGTGTTGATTCGGTAGAATCGCACCAGGGATGGATACAGGATATTAACGAAACCCAGGGTGTAGAGGTTAACTTCCCGATAATTGCCGACCCGGACCGTAAAGTGTCCGAAGCTTACGATATGATACACCCCAATGCATCAGTTAATGCTACTGTGCGCTCGTTGTTTATCATAGCACCCGATAAAACGGTTAAGCTTATCATCACCTATCCGGCATCAACCGGACGCAACTTTGTGGAGATACTACGCGTGATAGATTCGTTACAACTAACGGCCAATTACAGCGTAGCCACACCTGCCGATTGGAAGGAAGGCGAGGACGTTGTAGTAGTGCCGACTATTAAAACTGAAGACATTGCTGCCAGGTTCCCCAAGGGCTTTACTATAGTAAAACCATACTTGCGTACTACCCCTCAGCCAAATAAATAA
- the hemF gene encoding oxygen-dependent coproporphyrinogen oxidase, translating into MITKEEIAAEYQKIQDEICAGLEQLDGKCLFVEEHWHRDGGGGGRTRVIENGNVLEKGGVNFSAVDGLLPETIKNALKVDQNDFFATGVSIVIHPNHPLIPIIHMNIRYFEMPSANGKEPVRWFGGGIDLTPHYVFEDDARFFHQYLKSVCDSFGADFYTRFKKWADDYFFIKHRNETRGVGGIFYDRITATDEHTWDDIFEFSKAVGRSFLPIYTEIVNRNRNSQYTEAQQEWQYQRRSRYAEFNLVYDAGTKFGLETNGRIESILMSLPPQARWIYNYQPQPGSEEEKTLGLLKKGINWA; encoded by the coding sequence ATGATAACCAAGGAAGAAATAGCCGCCGAGTACCAAAAAATTCAGGATGAGATATGTGCCGGACTTGAGCAGTTAGACGGTAAATGCCTTTTTGTGGAAGAGCACTGGCACAGGGATGGTGGCGGCGGCGGGCGCACTCGTGTAATTGAAAACGGCAATGTGCTTGAGAAGGGTGGGGTTAATTTTTCGGCGGTTGATGGGCTATTGCCCGAAACCATTAAGAATGCACTTAAAGTTGACCAGAACGACTTTTTTGCTACCGGGGTATCCATAGTTATCCATCCCAATCACCCATTAATACCCATCATCCACATGAATATTAGGTATTTTGAAATGCCGTCGGCAAATGGCAAGGAGCCGGTGCGCTGGTTTGGTGGTGGGATAGACCTTACGCCGCATTACGTTTTTGAAGATGATGCCCGTTTTTTTCATCAATACCTAAAATCGGTTTGCGATAGCTTTGGTGCCGATTTTTACACGCGTTTTAAAAAATGGGCCGACGATTATTTTTTCATCAAGCACCGCAATGAAACACGCGGCGTGGGCGGTATATTTTACGACCGTATTACGGCAACCGATGAGCATACGTGGGATGATATTTTTGAATTTTCGAAGGCCGTAGGGCGGTCGTTTTTACCTATTTATACCGAGATAGTTAACCGCAACCGAAACAGCCAATACACCGAAGCCCAGCAGGAATGGCAATACCAGCGCCGTAGCCGCTATGCCGAGTTTAACCTGGTTTACGATGCTGGAACCAAGTTTGGTTTGGAAACCAATGGCCGTATTGAATCTATCCTGATGAGTTTACCGCCGCAAGCCCGGTGGATATATAATTACCAGCCGCAACCCGGTTCGGAAGAAGAAAAAACTTTGGGCTTGTTAAAAAAAGGCATTAACTGGGCTTAA
- the ribD gene encoding bifunctional diaminohydroxyphosphoribosylaminopyrimidine deaminase/5-amino-6-(5-phosphoribosylamino)uracil reductase RibD, with amino-acid sequence MVHHNKYMQRALQLARLGMGSVSPNPMVGAVIVHNDTIIGEGYHQHYGGPHAEVNAVDNAINSFDNAAQMLSQSTIYVTLEPCAHYGKTPPCANLIIAHQIPNVVVGCRDPFDEVNGKGIEKLIAAGINVTVGVLENECLDLNKRFFTRIQKHRPYIILKWAQTEDGFFAPDDARQFWITGPESRKLVHQWRGEEDAILVGKNTAMIDNPQLNVRYGNGKCPKRIVIDRRLELPRHLHLFDQSVETFVFNEVKTEFDGNIKYISLEDFNYYVPQYILYQLYLQDIQSVIIEGGANTLAHFIKDGLWDEARIFTGPVTLKQGLQAPVIQGETISEDRIGDDVLRIIKPYAV; translated from the coding sequence ATGGTTCATCATAATAAATACATGCAGCGCGCTTTGCAGCTGGCCCGGTTGGGCATGGGCAGCGTTAGCCCTAACCCAATGGTTGGCGCTGTGATAGTACATAACGATACTATAATTGGCGAAGGTTACCACCAGCACTACGGCGGCCCGCATGCCGAAGTTAATGCCGTTGACAACGCAATTAATAGTTTTGATAACGCGGCGCAAATGCTTTCGCAATCAACTATTTATGTAACATTGGAGCCCTGCGCACATTACGGTAAAACGCCACCCTGTGCCAATTTGATAATTGCGCATCAAATACCGAACGTAGTTGTTGGCTGCCGCGACCCGTTTGATGAGGTGAACGGCAAAGGCATTGAAAAATTAATTGCCGCAGGCATTAATGTAACTGTTGGCGTTTTAGAAAACGAATGCCTTGATTTAAACAAACGCTTTTTTACCCGTATACAAAAACACAGGCCCTACATTATATTGAAATGGGCGCAAACCGAAGATGGCTTTTTTGCCCCTGATGATGCGCGCCAGTTTTGGATAACCGGCCCCGAATCGCGCAAGTTGGTACACCAGTGGCGGGGCGAGGAAGATGCCATTTTAGTGGGAAAAAATACTGCCATGATTGATAACCCGCAATTAAATGTGCGTTACGGCAATGGCAAATGCCCAAAGCGGATTGTGATTGACAGGCGGCTTGAGTTGCCCAGGCATTTGCACTTGTTCGATCAATCGGTAGAAACCTTTGTTTTTAACGAGGTTAAAACCGAGTTTGACGGCAACATAAAATACATATCGTTAGAAGATTTTAACTATTACGTTCCCCAATACATCCTTTATCAGCTTTACTTGCAGGATATACAATCGGTAATAATTGAGGGCGGAGCCAATACGCTGGCGCATTTTATTAAAGATGGCCTGTGGGACGAGGCACGGATATTTACCGGCCCGGTAACTTTAAAACAAGGCTTGCAAGCACCTGTAATACAAGGCGAAACAATATCGGAAGATAGGATAGGGGACGATGTTTTACGAATAATAAAACCTTATGCTGTTTAA
- a CDS encoding ribosomal maturation YjgA family protein yields the protein MNYKYTAFLLFLTEVIIGRYIHDTIIRPYIGDLLVAILIYCIVKSLVNTPVFKTAVWVLVFCYLVEVSQYFNLIGLLGWQNSKLAHIILGSHFSWIDMLCYTIGILLVLVVERLTLNLKTKTV from the coding sequence ATGAATTACAAATACACCGCTTTCCTACTGTTTTTAACAGAAGTTATCATAGGCCGTTACATACACGATACCATTATTCGCCCTTACATTGGCGATTTATTGGTTGCCATTTTAATTTATTGCATAGTTAAAAGTTTAGTAAATACACCCGTATTTAAAACCGCCGTTTGGGTACTTGTATTTTGCTATTTGGTAGAGGTTTCGCAGTATTTTAACCTAATTGGCCTGCTTGGCTGGCAAAACTCAAAATTAGCTCACATTATATTAGGAAGCCATTTTTCGTGGATTGATATGCTTTGCTATACCATAGGCATACTCCTTGTATTGGTAGTGGAAAGATTGACTTTAAACCTTAAAACAAAAACAGTATGA
- a CDS encoding ATP-binding cassette domain-containing protein, with the protein MGKNGAGKSTLLHNLTGLVYPQSGVCAVNGLNSADRDVSFLQDMYFIPEELYVPPVTAARFVKDTGSFYPLFSEEQFYTYLSEFDVPRESVLDKLSFGQ; encoded by the coding sequence TTGGGCAAAAACGGCGCGGGCAAATCAACCCTGTTACATAACCTAACGGGCCTGGTATACCCCCAAAGCGGCGTATGTGCAGTTAACGGTTTAAATAGTGCCGACAGAGACGTAAGCTTTTTACAAGACATGTATTTTATTCCCGAAGAATTATACGTGCCTCCGGTAACGGCTGCAAGGTTTGTAAAAGATACGGGGAGTTTTTATCCGCTTTTTAGCGAAGAACAATTTTACACTTACCTAAGCGAGTTTGATGTTCCGCGCGAATCGGTTTTAGATAAACTATCCTTCGGCCAGTAA
- a CDS encoding IMPACT family protein translates to MLFNDTYLTITEPGEGIFRDRGSKFLAFAYPIRSDQDIKALVAKLKSQHPKANHHCWALRLSPDRSIFRINDDGEPAGTAGRPILNTLLSKNLTNIAVVVVRYFGGTLLGVPGLINAYKVAAEEALKAVKVIEKTVNDVYQVSFNYLQMNDVMRIVKSENLNITEQQFDTDCEIKIEVRKNQVEKVIALLQHISGVKINWVATL, encoded by the coding sequence ATGCTGTTTAACGATACTTACCTAACGATAACCGAACCTGGCGAAGGTATCTTTCGCGATAGGGGTAGTAAGTTTCTGGCTTTTGCTTACCCTATCCGGTCAGATCAGGATATTAAGGCCCTGGTTGCAAAACTAAAAAGCCAGCATCCAAAAGCCAACCATCACTGCTGGGCCTTGCGGTTGAGCCCCGACAGATCAATATTCCGTATCAATGATGATGGCGAACCGGCCGGTACCGCAGGAAGACCCATTTTAAATACCTTGCTATCTAAAAATTTAACCAATATAGCCGTTGTTGTAGTGCGGTATTTTGGCGGCACATTGCTTGGCGTTCCGGGGCTTATAAATGCTTATAAAGTTGCTGCCGAGGAAGCTTTGAAGGCTGTTAAGGTGATTGAAAAAACGGTGAACGATGTTTACCAAGTAAGCTTTAACTATTTGCAAATGAATGATGTTATGCGCATTGTTAAAAGTGAAAATTTAAACATTACAGAACAGCAATTTGATACTGATTGCGAAATTAAAATTGAGGTACGCAAAAATCAGGTTGAAAAAGTGATTGCGCTTTTACAGCATATTAGCGGCGTTAAAATTAATTGGGTAGCAACCCTGTAA
- a CDS encoding MFS transporter, with amino-acid sequence MKSTDTSKNVIFLVIVAALGYFVDIYDLLIFAILRVASLKDIGVPAAEITDKGLFIMNMQMGGLLVGGIFWGIIGDKFGRIRVLFGSILLYSLANFANGFVHDVNTYAIIRLIAGIGLAGELGAGITLVSETMSKENRGYGTMMVAVIGLFGAVAAAIVAKHYAWQTAYFVGAGLGVLLLLLRLGTFESGMYKDVAAKNSVAKGDIGMLFNNGKRFWRYLCCILIGTPLWFVVGILVTLSPEFGRVLGATTPLSAGTGIMYTYIGISIGDIFAGFLSQITKSRKITVLVFLILSVVSAFCYLGTTGITPDSFIWLCLFMGTSVGYWATFVTIASEQFGTNIRSTVTTTVPNFVRGSLIPITIIFQALTKHYGLLKSGYVMMIALTLIALFALSQLKESFGKDLDYLEQ; translated from the coding sequence ATGAAGAGTACCGATACATCTAAAAATGTAATATTCCTGGTTATAGTGGCCGCGTTGGGCTATTTTGTTGATATATACGATTTGCTCATCTTCGCTATTTTACGCGTTGCCAGCCTTAAAGATATTGGTGTACCTGCTGCCGAGATAACCGATAAGGGCCTTTTTATTATGAATATGCAGATGGGCGGTTTACTGGTTGGTGGTATTTTTTGGGGTATTATTGGCGATAAATTTGGCCGCATCCGGGTGCTATTTGGTTCTATTCTGTTGTACTCGCTGGCTAACTTTGCCAACGGTTTCGTTCACGATGTTAATACGTATGCCATAATAAGGCTTATAGCGGGCATAGGCCTTGCCGGCGAACTTGGCGCGGGCATAACCCTGGTTAGCGAAACTATGAGTAAAGAAAACCGTGGTTACGGCACCATGATGGTTGCCGTTATAGGCTTATTTGGTGCTGTTGCCGCCGCTATTGTAGCCAAGCATTATGCGTGGCAAACTGCTTACTTTGTAGGGGCGGGCTTAGGTGTTTTACTGTTGCTGTTAAGGTTAGGCACATTTGAATCGGGCATGTATAAGGATGTTGCGGCAAAAAATTCGGTTGCGAAAGGTGACATCGGTATGCTGTTTAACAACGGGAAACGTTTTTGGCGATACTTATGCTGCATTTTAATAGGTACACCGCTATGGTTTGTTGTTGGTATATTGGTAACACTGTCTCCAGAATTTGGTAGAGTACTAGGTGCTACTACGCCGTTAAGTGCCGGTACAGGCATTATGTACACCTACATAGGTATATCTATAGGGGATATTTTTGCCGGGTTTTTATCGCAAATTACCAAATCGCGAAAAATAACAGTGCTGGTGTTTCTTATCTTATCGGTAGTGAGTGCATTTTGCTATCTGGGCACTACAGGCATTACGCCGGATAGTTTTATATGGCTTTGTTTGTTTATGGGCACGTCTGTAGGTTATTGGGCAACTTTTGTAACCATTGCTTCCGAGCAGTTTGGCACCAATATCCGGTCAACGGTAACTACTACGGTGCCTAACTTTGTGCGTGGCTCGTTAATACCAATAACCATCATATTTCAGGCACTAACAAAACACTATGGGCTGCTTAAAAGCGGCTATGTTATGATGATAGCCTTAACCTTAATAGCACTTTTTGCATTGAGCCAGCTAAAAGAAAGCTTTGGCAAGGATCTGGATTATTTAGAACAATAA